AGCCAGGTCGACCAGGCGACGGGTACGGCGCCAAAGGCGAACCCCCACAACGCGACCATCAGTGCATCCGTCTCGACGGTCACGCCTCCCAGAGAGAACAGCAGCCAGCCCGTCGTCCCCATGATGAGTGGCATCAGTATCAGTGTCAGACGCAGACTGCGCTCGAGCAGATAGCCGGCCGCCAGGGTGCCGATGAAATTTGCGACGCCGAAAGCAAGCAGCGTCGACGAGATACCGTTGATGCCCATGCCGGAGATGATCTCCAGAAACGGACGAACGTAGGTAAAGAAAGCGAAGTGACCGCAGAACACCAGCAGGATGGTCACGATGCCAACACCAATGCCGGGGCGCCGGATGACACTGACAAGCGTACCCAGGGGCGTCGGGTGTTCCGGTGCCATCTTCGGCAGCGTGAAAGCCTGGAAGACCAGCGTTGCCATGGCCAATGTGGTCGCGAGCAGGAAGACGCTGCGCCAGCCGACCAGATCACCGAGATAACTCCCCAGCGCTGTGGCACTGATGGTGGCGATCGGTACCCCGGTAAAGAGCAGGGACAACGCTCGCGGCACGTCGTGCTCCGGTACCAGGCGCATGACCGTGGCAGCCGATAGCGCCCAGAAACCGCCCAGAGCGATGCCAAGCAGCATGCGCCCGGCCAGCAGCCACACCAGATTGGGTGCGAAGGCGACCAGCAGATTGGCGGCGATCATCAGTACGGAGAAACTCAGTAGCACCTGGCGGCGGTCCAGGCGCTGGGTGGCCGTCGTGACCAGTAATCCGGAGAGCAGGGCCAGCAGCGCGGTGACGGTCACTGCCTGACCTGCCTGCCCTTCGTTGATGGCCAGCGAATCGGCCATTGGGGTGAGCAGGCTCGCAGGCAGAAACTCACTCATGACCAGGCTAAAGACGCCCAGAGTGAGTGAAAATACGGCGCTCCAGGCCGGGCGAGGAGGCACCGAGCTGGAAGCGGTGCGGGAGTCGTTGGTCGTCATCTCGAAAGTTTCCGGAAAGGGAAGGATGACGCTTAGACTATGGTGGTATGTCAGGATGATCTATCATCAAAAATCCGAAATTCTTGATCGGTTAACCGAAATGCGCGCTCAAGTTTCCCTCCAGAGTTCCACTGATGTTCTCCCTGATGACTGGATCAATGAACTGCTGCTCGGGATGCGTCTGTCCGGGTTAAGCTATCGCTGCGTTCAGGTGACGCCCCCCTTCGGCATCCGCTTCGATACCGATCATCCCTGCGCCCGGTTTCACTTCATCGCTCATGGTCCGGTTATTTTGAGGGTCGGCAACGATATTTACTCTCTCGCTACCGGCGATGCAGTACTGCTGCCCCATGGGGGTGATCACGAATTGCTCTCTTCTCCCGAGGTATCAAGTCGGGATATCGAACAGATCGACGCCATTACGCTCTGTGACCGTGTGACCCGGGTCGATCAATGCGGGGCAGGCGCCGATCGCTGTGATGCCGTGCACCTGTTCAGTGGCTGCATGCAGCTCGATCTCGGCGGTCTGCATCCGTTGGTCTCGATGATGCCCAGCGTCATGCACGTGGGGACGCTGCTGTCGCGTTATCCGGAGATGCTGCCCATGCTCGAGGCGATGGCACGTGAAGCGAAGCTGGAACGGGCCGGCGCTGCCGGGATTCTTTCACGGCTGGCCGATGTGGTCGCCGCCAGTATCGTGCGCGGTTGGGTAGAGAGTGGTTGCGGTGATGTCGGAGGCTGGGTTGAGGCGCTACGCGATCCGCGTCTGGGCAAGGTGATCGCCGCCATTCATCGGGATCCCGGCCATGAGTGGACGGTGGCCGGCATGGCCAACGCCATGGACAGCTCTCGCTCGGTTTTTGCTGACCGATTTCGCGCGGCGCTGGGCATCTCGCCTCTCGGCTATGTCACCCAGCTGCGCATGCGTCTGGCTACACAATGGATCGTCGAAAAGGGGCTTTCCATCGAACAGGTTGCCGAACGCCTTGGCTACGGCTCCCAGGCCGCCTTCAGTCGTGCCTACAAGCGTGAAACCGGCCAGACGCCTGGTGAGGCAAGAAACGCTGCCAACTGAAGAACGCCCGTTGCCCTCCCGAGCCCGCAAGGTGATCGATCCGCCTGAGCGTCGTGGGCTTGCCGGACGCTATGCACCAGGTGAATAAAAGAGGAGTGGGTGGAATAACTCATCCGGTGCGTTATTCAGCATCGCCTCAAGGCCATGACCTATAAAGAGAGCATCCCTCACTTTTGGGAGGTCTGTGATGCTGCCCTCCATTACCCGTCGCCATTTTCTCGCCGGGCTGGTCGCGGCGGGGCTGGTTACCCGACTGCCATCGGCCATGGCGGGTGATGGCAGCTTGCCGATCACCCGGTCGATCCCCTCCAGCGGAGAAGCACTGCCGGTGATTGGCATGGGCACCTGGCGCACCTTCAATGTCGGGACCGATCCCGTACTGCTGGAGGAGCGTGCCCGGATTCTGGAACGCTTCTTCGCACGCGGCGGCGAGCTGATCGATTCATCGCCCATGTACGGCTCCTCCGAAGCAGTCGTCGGGCGCCTGATGGAGCGGTTGGGTCGTTTCGACGATCTCTTTGCTGCCACCAAGGTATGGACGCGCGACGAGAGCGACACCCGCGAGGCTGTTCAGCGTTCCGAGGCGCTCTGGCATGTTGAGCGCTTTGATCTGCTACAGGTGCACAATCTGCTGGGCTGGGAGGGCCATCTGGCAACGCTGAAGCAGATGAAGGCCGCGGGCGAGCTGCGCTACATCGGTGTGACTACTTCCCATGGCCGGCGTCACGATGAGCTTGAGCGCATCATGGCAAGCGAGCCGCTGGATTTCGTCCAGCTGACGTATAACATCCTCGATCGCGAGGCCGAATCAAGGCTGCTGCCACTGGCCCGCGAGCGTGGAATTGCGGTGATCGCCAATCGCCCGTATCAGGGCGGTCATCTTTTTGCTCGCTTCCAGTCGCACCCTCTGCCTGACTGGGCCGGGGAGGTAGGCGCGACCAACTGGGCAGAGTTCTTTCTCAAGTTCATTGTCTCCCACCCAGCGCTGACCTGTGCCATCCCCGCTACCACCCAGGTTGAACACCTGCAGGAGAACATGGGCGCGCTCTACGGCACCCTGCCCGATGAATCGCAGCGTCAGCGCATGGTGAACCATGTCGAGCGTCTGTAGGAAAGGGGCATGGACTACGCACTGCACGACTTTCTGATGTTCACCCCGGAGGTTTATCTCCGCCTCTTCGTGCGTGTGAACGCTACCCTGGGGCCCTGGCTGGCGCTGGTGATCGCTGCGCTGGCCTCGATGGCCCTGCTGCTGTCCCGTAATGCACTCGCACTGCGTCGGTTGGCCTTCATGCTGATGGCGGCAGGCTGGGGACTGAGCGCAGGCGTGTTCATGGTTCGCTTCTATGCGCCCATTAACTGGCCGGTCGGCTGGCTGGCCTGGGCCTTTGCGCTGGAGGCGCTACTGTTACTGATGGCGGCGGTGTGCACACGACCCGAGCCGGTTCGAGTTCTGTCTCTGCCGGGTTCACTGGTAGTCGTGACGACGCTGTCGCTGGCGACGGCCTGGGCGGCAGGGAGCTGGCGTGCGCTGTCGCTGCCTGCAGTCACACCCGACATGACGGCGGTCACCACCATGCTGATGCTGGTACTGCTGCCGCGCAGCTGGCGTTGGGGAGTGCTGATCGTGCCGCTGCTCTGGTGTCTGTTCAGCCTGCTGATCCACTGGGCGCTGGGCCTGTGGCTACCCCTGGGGGTGTCGGCTGCCGGGCTTGTGATCGGGTTGGCAGCCGCGCTGTGGCCGCACCGGCCAGGCTGAGGCGCATGATGGCGAGTGCTACTCGCTCTGCAACAGCGGCGTCTGGACACCTGGTGCCATCGGACGGCGCCATTGCTCGCGACGAAAGCGATAGCGCTCAGCGGGGCGGCCTCCGGTGGCATGCTCGATCTCGCCGGTCGCCTCCACCAGCCCGGTCTTGTCCAGTGCCCGGCGGAAGTTCTGCTTGTGCAGTCGCAGACCGATGATCGCTTCGATCGTCCCCTGCAGCTGTGACAGGGTGAAGCGTTCCGGCAGCAGCTCAAAGATCACCGGGCGATAGCGCAGCTTACCGCGCAGGCGATCAATGGCGGTGGCCATGATGCGCCGGTGATCCGAGGCCATGGCGCGTCCGGGCAGTGGGTCATCGGGTGTCGGATCGGTTCCGTGATCGCGTTGCGCTTCGCGCACCAGTCCCGCTTCATAGAGCAGTTCGAAACGTTCCAGCACGCCACCATCGATCCAGCGGGCGTCATCAAGGCCGAAAGCGAGGCGAGCCCGTTGCCACCGTTCGCCACTATGATCTTCCGCTGCCCAGTGGCGCAGGGCAGGGGTGATGGCCTCGTCGATCAGCGCCGGTCGCCCATCGCGATGATCCTCCCAGGGGAAAAAGTCATACCAGCTGCGCCAGACGGCTTCGAAGGCCCCGGGATCATGCTGTTGCGCGGTCAGGCCGAGATAGCCCACCGACACATGGCGAATCCCGTCATCTGCATGACTGCCGGGCGCGTGGGTACGGCCACGATCACCGAAGGTGTAGAGCTGCTCGACATACTCCGGCGCAAATCCGGTCTGGCTACTGACCCACTCACGCAGACCGAGTTCGAAGGTGCGGTGTGCCAGTGGATCAAAGGGACCGGCGGGCAGGCCATGGTGATCGACAGCGCTGCGATCCCGTGTAGCCAGTACGCTGGGGGTCTCACTGTCAGCGGCAATGACCACGGCGGAAAGACCGATGATAATGGCGGTACTGTCTGTCATGAGGGTGTCGATCGGACTCGAGGCATCGGAGGGCTCATTGTGCCATGACATGCCAATGAAAGACCCCCGCCGAAGCGGGGGTCAGAGGCGTGCCGAATGGGCAGCGGGTCAGGTCTTGCGGCCCTTTTCATCCATGTTGCGTTCGATGCGTCGGGTCACGAAATACTGCTGTGCGATCGACAGGCAGTTGTTGGTGATCCAGTACAGCACCAGACCGGCCGGGAACCACAGGAAGAAGAAGGTGAAGATGATTGGCAGCATCTTCATGATCTTCGCCTGAGTGGGGTCCGGCGGTGTCGGATTGAGCAGCTGCTGGGCGAACATCGACAGACCCATGATGATCGGCAGGATGAAGTAGGGGTCCTGCGCGGAGAGATCATGAATCCA
This DNA window, taken from Kushneria phosphatilytica, encodes the following:
- a CDS encoding MFS transporter produces the protein MTTNDSRTASSSVPPRPAWSAVFSLTLGVFSLVMSEFLPASLLTPMADSLAINEGQAGQAVTVTALLALLSGLLVTTATQRLDRRQVLLSFSVLMIAANLLVAFAPNLVWLLAGRMLLGIALGGFWALSAATVMRLVPEHDVPRALSLLFTGVPIATISATALGSYLGDLVGWRSVFLLATTLAMATLVFQAFTLPKMAPEHPTPLGTLVSVIRRPGIGVGIVTILLVFCGHFAFFTYVRPFLEIISGMGINGISSTLLAFGVANFIGTLAAGYLLERSLRLTLILMPLIMGTTGWLLFSLGGVTVETDALMVALWGFAFGAVPVAWSTWLTRVIPDEAESGGGLMVASVQLAIALGAAVGGVIFGIGGVLGVCATAGTMLLAGAALVLLGVRTHSTSPLEVGTKQC
- a CDS encoding AraC family transcriptional regulator; this encodes MTLRLWWYVRMIYHQKSEILDRLTEMRAQVSLQSSTDVLPDDWINELLLGMRLSGLSYRCVQVTPPFGIRFDTDHPCARFHFIAHGPVILRVGNDIYSLATGDAVLLPHGGDHELLSSPEVSSRDIEQIDAITLCDRVTRVDQCGAGADRCDAVHLFSGCMQLDLGGLHPLVSMMPSVMHVGTLLSRYPEMLPMLEAMAREAKLERAGAAGILSRLADVVAASIVRGWVESGCGDVGGWVEALRDPRLGKVIAAIHRDPGHEWTVAGMANAMDSSRSVFADRFRAALGISPLGYVTQLRMRLATQWIVEKGLSIEQVAERLGYGSQAAFSRAYKRETGQTPGEARNAAN
- a CDS encoding aldo/keto reductase, with translation MLPSITRRHFLAGLVAAGLVTRLPSAMAGDGSLPITRSIPSSGEALPVIGMGTWRTFNVGTDPVLLEERARILERFFARGGELIDSSPMYGSSEAVVGRLMERLGRFDDLFAATKVWTRDESDTREAVQRSEALWHVERFDLLQVHNLLGWEGHLATLKQMKAAGELRYIGVTTSHGRRHDELERIMASEPLDFVQLTYNILDREAESRLLPLARERGIAVIANRPYQGGHLFARFQSHPLPDWAGEVGATNWAEFFLKFIVSHPALTCAIPATTQVEHLQENMGALYGTLPDESQRQRMVNHVERL
- a CDS encoding NUDIX hydrolase, with product MTDSTAIIIGLSAVVIAADSETPSVLATRDRSAVDHHGLPAGPFDPLAHRTFELGLREWVSSQTGFAPEYVEQLYTFGDRGRTHAPGSHADDGIRHVSVGYLGLTAQQHDPGAFEAVWRSWYDFFPWEDHRDGRPALIDEAITPALRHWAAEDHSGERWQRARLAFGLDDARWIDGGVLERFELLYEAGLVREAQRDHGTDPTPDDPLPGRAMASDHRRIMATAIDRLRGKLRYRPVIFELLPERFTLSQLQGTIEAIIGLRLHKQNFRRALDKTGLVEATGEIEHATGGRPAERYRFRREQWRRPMAPGVQTPLLQSE